From the genome of Yersinia enterocolitica, one region includes:
- a CDS encoding virulence factor SrfB produces MLATITDLKQKITLIQDSGIQFLDFALKPQLDTELPNKFVRKSANGPLLRLNYHPHNGKYSLMVPGSAPEIVKPEFSIPLEQSLKLLNKIWLPLPFLRFNPPRTFVNGPDNWARVQILVLDSPDQDGNTLRATMAFDTKVYPEGDANEYLAPNENDVKTGLSFALAYHNEELAEFLDLTWVDGWLREVFVQQASEQEERTERHISVSLREFEYQAHYLNLLELLGSQIGVPEIKINTSTLQEPTVNVDLILDVGNSHTCGILVEDHADESNGLKQTYELQIRDLSEPHYLYNELFESRIEFAQAKFGKQNFSVESGRDDAFIWPAITRVGREASRMAQHRLGTEGSTGISSPRRYLWDEETYTAGWRFNETQTTLIHEPLATALPLTNLVNDDGQPLYTMPVDERLPVFSPHYSRSSLMTFMLSELLAQALMQINSAAQRLKMTHANAPRQLRAIILTLPSAMPKPEREIFRRRMNEAIALVWKSMGWHPADDNFASTQGRAKSQVPVPDVQMEWDEATCGQMVYLYNETQVNFGGRTAAFFASMARPDKQPEAGDVAGKTLRIASIDIGGGTTDLAITQYWLDDGIGNNVKISPRLLFREGFKVAGDDILLDVIQLYLLPALQARLKKAGVTNTDALLDKLFGNDGRMDGQSALRQQATLQIFMPAGRAILEAYENFDPLDASAEIDANFGELLPQLPTQKVLDYINSEVQRELATDAGGFDILQVPLVLKLSKLHGEFLSNRMSITQNLRSLSEVVSLYSCDVLLLTGRPSRFPGIQALFRHLQPLPNNRILSLDGYHTSDWYPFNKHGRIDNPKSTAAVGAMLCLLALDLRLAGFYFKAGDFQPYSTIRYLGMLDSSDALTEENVYYRDIDLDSSNFALPSDAHFQVRGSLCLGFRQLDNDRWPASPLYTLSIVDQELARKVAGDSVLHVRLRLAKGDKQNDDGQERFEIADAVLQDGSRVPSHHLRLKLNTLASNGSGSTHYWIDSGSVFRK; encoded by the coding sequence ATGCTGGCAACGATCACGGATTTAAAACAGAAAATTACGCTTATTCAGGACAGCGGCATTCAGTTTCTGGACTTCGCTTTAAAGCCCCAATTAGATACTGAGCTGCCAAATAAATTCGTCCGCAAAAGCGCTAATGGCCCACTATTACGCCTGAACTACCATCCACATAACGGTAAATATTCGCTAATGGTACCCGGCTCAGCCCCAGAGATTGTTAAACCTGAATTTAGTATTCCATTGGAACAATCGCTAAAACTGCTGAACAAGATTTGGTTGCCGCTGCCCTTCTTGCGTTTTAATCCGCCGCGCACCTTCGTTAATGGGCCTGATAACTGGGCCAGAGTACAGATTTTAGTGCTAGATTCGCCAGATCAAGATGGCAATACTTTACGTGCCACCATGGCATTTGATACCAAAGTCTATCCTGAAGGTGATGCTAATGAGTATTTGGCACCTAATGAAAATGATGTCAAAACCGGATTAAGTTTCGCCCTGGCCTACCACAATGAAGAATTGGCAGAATTCCTTGATTTAACCTGGGTTGACGGTTGGTTGCGGGAAGTTTTTGTTCAACAGGCATCAGAGCAGGAAGAACGCACCGAAAGGCATATCAGTGTGTCGCTGCGCGAATTCGAATATCAGGCGCACTATCTTAATTTGCTGGAGTTACTTGGCAGCCAAATTGGTGTGCCAGAAATAAAAATCAATACCAGCACCCTACAAGAACCTACCGTTAATGTTGATTTGATCCTCGATGTCGGCAACTCGCATACCTGCGGCATTTTGGTGGAAGACCATGCAGATGAAAGTAATGGCCTGAAACAGACTTACGAATTACAAATTCGTGATTTAAGCGAGCCACACTATCTGTATAACGAACTGTTTGAAAGCCGGATTGAATTTGCGCAAGCGAAGTTCGGCAAACAGAATTTTTCGGTGGAAAGTGGCCGTGACGATGCCTTTATCTGGCCTGCGATTACCCGTGTTGGTCGTGAAGCCAGCCGTATGGCACAGCACCGTTTAGGCACCGAAGGGTCTACCGGCATTTCCAGCCCCCGCCGCTATCTGTGGGATGAAGAGACCTATACTGCGGGCTGGCGCTTCAACGAGACCCAAACCACACTAATACATGAACCGCTGGCGACGGCGTTGCCGCTGACCAATCTGGTCAATGATGACGGCCAACCGCTCTATACGATGCCAGTAGATGAACGGCTCCCGGTATTTTCACCACATTATAGCCGTAGTTCATTGATGACATTTATGTTGTCGGAACTATTGGCGCAAGCGCTGATGCAAATCAACAGCGCGGCACAACGTTTAAAAATGACCCATGCCAATGCGCCACGGCAATTACGCGCCATTATCTTAACGCTGCCGTCCGCCATGCCAAAACCGGAGCGCGAGATATTCCGCCGCCGGATGAATGAAGCCATTGCCTTAGTTTGGAAATCTATGGGTTGGCATCCGGCAGATGATAACTTTGCATCCACCCAAGGCCGCGCCAAAAGCCAGGTTCCAGTACCAGATGTACAGATGGAATGGGATGAAGCGACCTGCGGTCAGATGGTTTATCTGTATAACGAAACTCAAGTTAATTTCGGTGGCCGTACCGCAGCCTTTTTTGCCAGTATGGCACGACCCGATAAACAGCCGGAAGCTGGGGATGTTGCCGGGAAAACCTTACGTATCGCCTCTATCGATATTGGCGGTGGCACCACCGACCTGGCAATTACGCAATATTGGCTGGATGATGGTATTGGCAATAATGTCAAAATCAGCCCGCGCCTGTTATTCCGTGAAGGGTTTAAAGTGGCCGGTGATGATATTTTGCTGGATGTTATTCAGCTCTATCTTCTACCTGCCCTCCAGGCTCGCCTTAAGAAAGCTGGCGTCACCAATACTGATGCCTTGCTGGATAAATTATTCGGCAATGATGGCCGCATGGATGGGCAATCAGCCCTGCGTCAGCAAGCCACATTGCAGATATTTATGCCCGCAGGCCGGGCTATTCTGGAAGCCTACGAGAACTTTGATCCCCTGGATGCCAGTGCAGAAATAGACGCTAATTTTGGCGAGCTATTGCCCCAATTACCGACGCAGAAAGTCCTTGATTACATTAACAGCGAAGTTCAGCGTGAACTAGCAACAGATGCTGGCGGGTTTGATATTTTGCAGGTTCCGTTAGTATTAAAGCTAAGCAAGTTGCACGGTGAGTTTTTATCTAACCGAATGAGTATTACGCAAAACCTGCGTTCACTGTCTGAAGTGGTATCACTCTATTCTTGTGATGTGCTGTTATTGACTGGCCGCCCTTCACGCTTCCCCGGCATTCAGGCACTATTTCGCCATCTGCAACCTCTGCCCAACAATCGTATTCTCTCGCTGGATGGATATCACACCAGCGATTGGTATCCGTTTAACAAGCATGGTCGCATTGATAACCCAAAATCGACTGCCGCAGTGGGGGCAATGCTATGTTTACTGGCACTGGACTTACGGCTGGCCGGTTTTTACTTTAAAGCCGGTGATTTCCAACCTTATTCAACCATACGCTACCTCGGGATGTTAGACAGCAGCGACGCACTGACAGAAGAGAATGTCTACTATCGCGATATCGATCTGGATAGCAGCAATTTTGCCTTGCCATCCGACGCTCATTTTCAGGTTAGAGGGTCGTTGTGCCTTGGCTTTCGCCAGCTCGATAATGACCGTTGGCCTGCCTCGCCGCTTTATACCTTATCCATTGTTGATCAGGAACTGGCGCGCAAAGTCGCGGGTGACAGCGTATTGCATGTCAGACTGAGATTAGCAAAGGGCGACAAGCAGAATGACGATGGTCAGGAGCGCTTTGAGATAGCGGATGCCGTATTGCAAGATGGGAGCCGTGTGCCATCCCACCACCTGCGCCTCAAGCTCAACACATTAGCCAGCAACGGTTCAGGATCAACCCATTATTGGATTGATAGTGGGAGTGTATTTAGAAAATGA
- a CDS encoding virulence factor — MDDILALGENGQPVYASARQIREALRLKKQQHIADCLAIPQLNERGDRIDWYAPIEGKVTSWLAASSVERKAAVKQLSACLASANDLCQRAQKSDNAAQQLFGVLLAKTMQFPDQNHVYLVAGKPVLTFWGFVSPDKKTRTDPLDCLRQTTEVYEPIEPIIATIAAPMPTPPAAAVSELAPQAETTLLPPLPEPVAEVTPPSKAVKKPTRWLRFSWMLPVLALIIALIVQFSGGMPENAAAAPDVKPTVLEDKSATEDRTLSVKDLAPVTTAPVAQIIQPTIASQLPLNNATVVPASAIAEPTAVALPTTVESKSALILPSDAVKVGSTTFLNGNWRVSPDIKTAQTGKAPSLKYQIKNGKGTVKITHGDNVTCRANITAGVMKSGNLVINSRYRAQCSDGSKYQMPEIVCKQGVSGIADCKGRYDANTTLPMTMKRETK, encoded by the coding sequence TTGGACGACATTCTGGCGTTAGGCGAAAACGGGCAACCGGTTTATGCCTCTGCACGGCAGATAAGAGAGGCATTACGCCTTAAAAAACAGCAACATATTGCTGACTGTCTGGCCATACCTCAACTTAATGAACGCGGCGACCGCATAGATTGGTATGCCCCCATTGAAGGCAAAGTGACCTCATGGCTGGCAGCCAGCAGTGTTGAGCGCAAGGCAGCGGTTAAGCAGTTGTCAGCCTGTCTGGCAAGTGCCAATGACTTGTGTCAGCGGGCGCAAAAATCAGATAACGCCGCACAGCAGCTATTTGGCGTACTGTTGGCCAAAACAATGCAATTCCCCGATCAAAATCACGTTTATTTAGTGGCAGGCAAGCCAGTACTGACCTTTTGGGGATTTGTCAGCCCGGATAAAAAAACACGCACTGACCCACTCGATTGTCTGCGCCAGACCACCGAAGTTTACGAGCCGATTGAACCTATTATCGCTACCATTGCGGCCCCAATGCCCACGCCGCCTGCCGCTGCTGTCAGTGAGTTAGCACCTCAGGCCGAAACTACGTTGCTGCCCCCCCTGCCGGAGCCTGTCGCAGAGGTCACCCCGCCATCAAAAGCAGTAAAAAAACCAACACGTTGGCTACGATTTAGCTGGATGTTACCGGTGTTGGCGCTAATCATCGCCTTGATAGTGCAATTCAGTGGTGGAATGCCGGAAAATGCCGCTGCCGCCCCAGATGTTAAGCCCACTGTCCTAGAAGATAAATCAGCCACTGAAGATAGAACCCTGTCAGTTAAAGACCTTGCACCGGTAACCACTGCACCTGTTGCTCAAATTATCCAGCCCACAATTGCATCACAACTGCCGTTGAATAATGCCACCGTCGTGCCTGCATCAGCTATCGCGGAACCAACCGCCGTCGCATTGCCGACCACCGTTGAGAGCAAAAGTGCGCTGATACTCCCTTCAGATGCCGTCAAAGTGGGATCGACTACATTCCTTAATGGAAACTGGCGTGTCAGCCCGGATATTAAAACCGCCCAAACCGGTAAAGCACCCAGCCTGAAGTATCAAATTAAAAACGGTAAAGGTACGGTGAAAATCACCCACGGGGATAACGTGACTTGCCGCGCAAATATCACTGCTGGTGTAATGAAGTCAGGCAATTTGGTAATCAATAGCCGCTATAGGGCGCAGTGCAGTGATGGTTCAAAATATCAAATGCCTGAGATCGTCTGCAAACAAGGCGTGAGCGGGATTGCAGATTGCAAAGGCCGTTACGATGCCAATACGACCCTTCCAATGACGATGAAGCGTGAGACTAAATAA
- a CDS encoding AMP nucleosidase translates to MNQSQNTIHLSASEAIDRLETLYESALAALRDAISAFIRDGALPDVGERAKGLFSYPQLSVSWDGRFRDHQRTRAYGRFSRTGQYSTTVTRPTLFRDYLTEQLTLLESEYGAVFEVTPSQQEMPYPFVIDGSDLILDRSMTAGLAQHFPTTDLAKIGDGITDGIDTATADFPLSHFDALRTDFSLARLKHYTGTPAEHIQPYILFTNYSRYVDEFVSWACEQILDSASPYKALSCAGGSYITAENADPEKTTSDLAWKKHQMPAYHLIAEGGHGITLVNIGVGPSNAKTICDHLAVLRPHAWLMIGHCGGLRESQAIGDYVLAHAYLRDDHVLDAVLPPDIPIPSIAEVQRALYDATKAVSGMPGVEVKQRLRTGTVVTSDDRNWELRFSASALRFSLSRAVAVDMESATIAAQGYRFRVPYGTLLCVSDKPLHGEIKLPGQANHFYEGAISEHLQIGIRAIDLLRAEGDQLHSRKLRTFNEPPFR, encoded by the coding sequence TTGAATCAATCACAAAATACCATTCACCTATCAGCCAGCGAAGCGATTGATAGGCTTGAGACGCTATACGAGTCAGCACTTGCGGCATTGCGTGATGCCATTAGCGCTTTTATTCGCGATGGCGCTCTGCCGGATGTTGGTGAAAGGGCTAAGGGTTTGTTTTCATATCCGCAGCTCAGCGTCAGTTGGGACGGAAGATTCCGCGACCACCAGCGTACCCGTGCTTATGGGCGTTTCTCACGGACCGGGCAATACAGTACTACTGTTACTCGGCCGACATTGTTTCGGGACTATCTGACAGAGCAACTCACCTTGCTTGAAAGTGAGTACGGCGCGGTGTTTGAAGTGACACCGTCACAACAAGAAATGCCATATCCTTTTGTGATCGACGGTTCTGACCTCATTCTCGACCGGTCAATGACGGCGGGCCTTGCTCAGCACTTCCCAACCACGGATTTGGCAAAAATCGGTGATGGCATTACTGATGGTATTGATACTGCCACCGCTGATTTTCCCTTATCGCATTTCGATGCCTTGCGGACTGATTTTTCACTGGCGCGGCTAAAACATTACACCGGCACCCCCGCAGAACATATTCAGCCTTATATCCTTTTCACTAACTACAGCCGCTATGTTGATGAGTTTGTCAGTTGGGCTTGTGAGCAGATTCTCGACTCCGCCAGCCCTTATAAAGCCTTATCCTGTGCCGGTGGCAGCTACATAACGGCTGAAAATGCTGATCCTGAAAAGACCACCTCTGATCTGGCATGGAAAAAACATCAGATGCCGGCCTATCACTTAATTGCAGAAGGGGGTCATGGCATTACTTTGGTGAATATTGGCGTCGGCCCATCCAATGCCAAAACTATTTGTGATCATCTGGCGGTACTGCGGCCTCATGCATGGTTGATGATTGGGCACTGTGGTGGATTGCGTGAAAGTCAGGCCATCGGCGATTATGTGCTGGCTCATGCCTATCTGCGTGATGATCATGTGTTGGATGCGGTGTTGCCGCCAGATATCCCGATCCCAAGTATTGCTGAGGTACAGCGGGCATTGTACGACGCCACCAAAGCGGTGAGTGGCATGCCAGGCGTTGAAGTCAAACAGCGGTTGCGCACTGGGACGGTAGTCACTTCTGATGACCGTAACTGGGAGTTGCGTTTTTCTGCGTCAGCACTGCGTTTTAGCTTAAGCCGCGCAGTTGCCGTCGATATGGAAAGTGCCACCATTGCAGCTCAAGGTTATCGCTTCCGAGTGCCTTATGGCACATTGCTCTGTGTTTCAGATAAACCGTTACATGGCGAAATCAAGTTGCCGGGGCAAGCTAACCATTTCTATGAAGGTGCTATTTCTGAGCATTTGCAGATTGGTATTCGGGCAATAGATTTATTGCGCGCGGAGGGTGATCAACTGCATTCACGCAAACTGCGCACCTTTAACGAGCCGCCGTTCCGCTAA
- a CDS encoding LysR family transcriptional regulator has protein sequence MNIKLLKAFVMLAQKSNYNEAAQALCITQPALSKQINLLESMLNLHLFSRGRHGALLTPGGQQLLAEAEKVINQSNFFLQHAARVAKGIEGFISIGFGLSTFYTAPHCIAKFREQFPGIAITLEDIPSAQQYALLTHGELQIGFVRVPPKAPLHYHPLFDDRLVLVTPQDKALTLDEWLKHLPLLRLYTERGRGLNAQIDLFLQSNQLYVPAMQEVEDIQTILALVIAGLGVALLPQSVVHIAPPTMNIIALSGDTLSWQVGIAWNNTIPDLVRDNFIKMVIEHNRQNID, from the coding sequence GTGAATATTAAGTTGCTAAAAGCCTTTGTTATGCTGGCACAGAAAAGCAATTACAATGAAGCTGCACAGGCGCTTTGTATCACGCAACCGGCCCTGTCTAAGCAGATTAACTTATTGGAATCGATGCTAAATCTTCATCTGTTCTCACGCGGGCGTCATGGTGCGCTACTGACCCCTGGCGGCCAACAGTTGCTGGCAGAGGCGGAGAAAGTGATTAATCAGTCTAATTTTTTTCTACAACATGCCGCCAGAGTGGCCAAGGGCATTGAAGGGTTTATATCGATAGGTTTTGGATTGTCGACTTTCTATACTGCTCCGCACTGTATCGCCAAATTCAGAGAGCAGTTCCCTGGCATTGCCATTACGTTGGAGGATATCCCCTCGGCACAGCAATATGCATTATTAACCCACGGTGAACTGCAAATAGGATTTGTTCGAGTGCCGCCCAAGGCGCCGTTACATTATCATCCCTTATTTGACGATCGCCTGGTGCTGGTAACCCCGCAAGATAAGGCACTAACACTCGACGAATGGTTAAAACATCTGCCGTTACTGCGTTTATATACCGAGCGTGGGCGCGGGCTAAATGCACAAATTGACCTGTTCTTACAGTCAAATCAACTCTACGTGCCAGCGATGCAAGAAGTTGAGGATATTCAAACCATACTCGCACTGGTGATTGCCGGTCTCGGCGTGGCATTACTGCCGCAGAGTGTGGTGCATATCGCGCCCCCGACGATGAATATTATTGCGCTCAGCGGTGACACCCTCAGTTGGCAAGTGGGTATCGCTTGGAATAATACTATTCCTGATTTGGTGCGGGACAATTTTATTAAGATGGTCATCGAGCATAACCGGCAAAACATCGATTGA
- a CDS encoding acyltransferase — translation MTELPLITAATVQFQHQANNKQYNLLVIEKFIEQAALQNIKILAFPEMCITGYWHVPKLTAVQVNALAESIGNSPSIALVRALAVKYQMLIGVGLIERADDGRLYNAYVACMPDGTWHTHRKLHAFEHPTISSGDSYTVFDTPWGVKVGILICWDNNLVENVRATTLLGADILLAPHQTGGTHSRSPYGMKPIPLELWQQRVERKEEITAAIRGINGREWLMRWLPARAHDNGLFILFSNGIGADDDEVRTGNAMILDPYGRIINETWEAADMMVCAELDLSLIPLSTGRRWIYGRRPELYTILTERQGYERDAISARFSEDAPVLKNR, via the coding sequence GTGACTGAATTACCATTGATAACAGCAGCAACAGTGCAGTTCCAGCATCAGGCCAATAACAAACAATATAATCTGTTGGTTATTGAGAAGTTTATCGAGCAGGCAGCCCTGCAAAACATCAAAATATTAGCCTTTCCAGAGATGTGTATCACTGGATACTGGCATGTCCCTAAGTTGACTGCGGTGCAAGTCAATGCACTGGCGGAATCGATAGGAAACAGTCCATCAATCGCCTTGGTTCGTGCGTTAGCAGTTAAATATCAAATGCTTATTGGTGTGGGTCTGATTGAGCGGGCAGATGACGGGCGACTCTATAACGCCTATGTTGCTTGCATGCCTGATGGCACCTGGCACACTCATCGCAAATTGCATGCTTTTGAGCATCCAACCATTAGCAGCGGCGATTCTTACACCGTGTTTGACACCCCTTGGGGGGTCAAAGTGGGCATACTTATCTGCTGGGATAACAATTTGGTGGAGAATGTTCGCGCTACCACCTTACTGGGCGCGGATATATTATTGGCACCACACCAAACCGGTGGAACTCACTCCCGTAGCCCTTATGGCATGAAGCCCATTCCACTCGAACTGTGGCAACAACGTGTTGAACGAAAAGAAGAAATAACCGCGGCAATTCGTGGCATCAATGGCCGGGAATGGCTGATGCGCTGGTTACCAGCCCGGGCACATGATAATGGTTTATTTATTCTGTTCAGTAATGGTATTGGGGCCGATGATGATGAAGTGCGCACCGGTAATGCGATGATACTGGACCCGTATGGTCGCATCATCAATGAAACCTGGGAGGCCGCCGACATGATGGTGTGCGCTGAGCTGGATCTCTCCTTGATCCCACTCAGTACTGGACGGCGCTGGATCTATGGTCGCCGCCCTGAGTTATATACCATTTTGACTGAGCGGCAAGGTTATGAACGGGATGCTATTTCAGCACGTTTTTCCGAGGATGCTCCAGTCCTGAAAAACAGATAG
- a CDS encoding amidinotransferase — MHFTQAIARLPAATCGSGQTTSQLGAPDIAVTGHQFLAYVDTLLRLGLKVTILPAAPAFPDAHFVEDTAVVMPELAVITHPGAPSRQGEVATIEPLFTDRPVFRMSEQGHLDGGDVLLVDKQFFIGLTSRTDEVGISEFTAAVARYGYRVTPIAVSAGLHLKSIVNYVGRNTLLLTEDYQHHPAFSRFNTIVIPEDESYAGNTLWINDTLITPQGYPYTLAQIEKLGMPIILLDTSEFKKMDGGLTCLSLRF, encoded by the coding sequence ATGCACTTTACTCAAGCCATTGCCAGACTGCCGGCGGCTACCTGTGGTAGCGGCCAGACCACGTCCCAATTGGGCGCCCCAGATATTGCTGTGACGGGTCACCAATTTTTGGCCTACGTTGATACCTTGCTCCGTCTTGGCCTGAAAGTGACTATTTTACCGGCAGCACCGGCATTCCCTGATGCGCACTTTGTTGAGGATACTGCCGTCGTCATGCCGGAACTGGCGGTGATAACCCACCCTGGGGCACCCAGCCGCCAAGGCGAAGTGGCGACTATCGAGCCGCTATTTACCGACCGTCCGGTCTTTCGAATGAGCGAGCAAGGCCATCTTGATGGGGGTGATGTGCTGTTGGTGGATAAACAATTTTTTATCGGCCTGACTTCACGCACTGATGAAGTCGGGATCAGCGAGTTTACTGCCGCGGTCGCGCGCTATGGCTATCGGGTAACGCCAATAGCAGTGAGTGCGGGGTTACACCTGAAGTCGATTGTTAACTATGTTGGGCGTAACACCTTGTTGCTGACCGAGGATTATCAGCACCATCCTGCGTTTTCTCGGTTTAATACCATTGTTATTCCTGAAGATGAGTCTTACGCCGGTAATACTTTGTGGATCAATGATACGTTGATTACACCGCAAGGGTATCCTTACACGTTGGCGCAAATTGAAAAGCTGGGAATGCCAATTATTCTACTTGATACCAGTGAATTTAAAAAAATGGATGGCGGCTTGACCTGCCTCTCGCTTCGTTTCTAA
- a CDS encoding ABC transporter substrate-binding protein, translating into MKKTLAAILTGLILSAPVAAQTIDTISFGVDGGYPPFDVLSPSGEITGFDIDIANALCENLHAKCVFVKQPFESMIAALNARKFDAIIASLTITEERKKEVDFTDRYYRSAAQLVARKGSPLLPDTASLKGKTVGVQTGSIHETYAKKHWGGQGVKIVSYANQDNVYLDLLSGRINASLQDNIQAASSFIDTPRGQKFAFAGPVIQDETISSDVGIAVGKDNPALRDALNGAIKAIRADGTYDAIQKKYFSFDIYGN; encoded by the coding sequence ATGAAAAAGACATTAGCTGCAATATTGACCGGCCTGATACTTTCCGCGCCCGTGGCGGCTCAGACCATTGACACTATTAGCTTTGGTGTAGACGGGGGTTATCCACCTTTTGATGTTCTTTCTCCCAGTGGCGAGATCACCGGCTTTGATATCGATATCGCGAATGCCTTGTGTGAAAACCTGCATGCGAAGTGTGTATTCGTTAAACAACCGTTTGAAAGCATGATCGCGGCACTTAATGCCCGTAAGTTCGATGCAATTATTGCGTCGCTGACCATTACTGAAGAGCGCAAAAAAGAAGTGGATTTCACGGATCGATACTATCGCAGTGCCGCACAATTGGTGGCGCGCAAAGGCAGTCCGCTGTTACCGGACACCGCCAGCTTGAAAGGCAAAACCGTGGGTGTGCAAACCGGCTCAATCCATGAGACCTATGCGAAAAAACACTGGGGTGGACAAGGGGTGAAAATCGTCTCTTATGCTAATCAGGACAATGTCTATCTGGATCTGCTGTCTGGGCGCATCAACGCCTCGCTACAAGATAACATTCAGGCTGCCAGTAGCTTTATTGATACCCCGCGTGGGCAGAAATTTGCTTTTGCCGGGCCAGTTATCCAAGACGAAACTATCTCATCTGATGTGGGTATCGCCGTCGGTAAAGATAATCCAGCGTTACGCGATGCATTGAATGGAGCAATTAAGGCGATCCGTGCTGACGGTACTTATGACGCCATTCAGAAAAAATATTTCAGTTTCGATATTTACGGCAACTGA
- a CDS encoding ABC transporter: MVAEYLPLLAQGAGLSLCVMLLSLAVALVLGLINAVIKLFGPRWLRWISTGYTTLVRGIPELVIMLLLFFGGEMLVNGFLSLLGVGPVRFNTFISGVLAIGIVFGAYYTETFRGAFQTVDRGQLEAAIAYGMSPAQVFRRIMLPQMLSFAIPGINNNWLGLMKASALISILGLEDMVWLAEQAGRATQKPFLFYFLVAMIYMVITALSSWGFSLLSRRYALSTSSAARQG; the protein is encoded by the coding sequence ATGGTAGCCGAATATTTGCCTTTACTGGCACAGGGGGCGGGGTTGTCACTGTGTGTGATGCTGCTGTCACTCGCGGTGGCACTGGTACTTGGGTTGATCAATGCGGTTATCAAACTGTTTGGTCCGCGCTGGTTGCGCTGGATATCAACCGGATACACCACGTTGGTGCGAGGGATTCCTGAACTGGTGATTATGTTGCTGCTATTTTTCGGTGGCGAAATGCTGGTGAATGGGTTCCTCAGTTTATTGGGCGTGGGGCCGGTTCGCTTCAACACTTTTATCTCTGGCGTGTTGGCCATTGGTATTGTATTCGGCGCTTACTACACTGAAACCTTCCGGGGCGCATTTCAAACCGTTGATCGTGGTCAGTTGGAGGCCGCAATAGCTTACGGTATGAGTCCTGCTCAGGTATTCCGGCGCATTATGTTGCCACAGATGCTCAGTTTTGCCATTCCGGGGATCAATAACAACTGGCTTGGTTTAATGAAAGCGTCGGCGTTGATATCCATTCTGGGCTTGGAAGATATGGTGTGGCTGGCTGAACAGGCAGGGCGGGCGACACAAAAACCGTTCTTGTTTTACTTCCTGGTGGCGATGATTTACATGGTCATCACCGCGCTTTCTAGTTGGGGATTCAGTCTGCTTTCACGGCGCTATGCGCTGTCAACCTCTAGTGCAGCGAGGCAAGGATGA
- a CDS encoding polar amino acid ABC transporter permease, producing MNLQTMLEAAPTFLYSDGSDVTGLAMTAKLFLLSVVPGLLLALLMAVGQAFGPRPLSWFIRSVTYFFRSTPLYLQLMLIYYGLSQFDIVQLGWQDDQPFWLLFRDATFCATLALVLNTSAYVAELLAGMMVTFPRQEWVAGEAFGMSQWQIIRRLVLPATLRRGIPALNNEMVFLLHATSLASTVTLLDITGVARSFYAATYSPFIPFLMAAALYLLCTFMLIYLFSRAERRWLAFARHD from the coding sequence ATGAATCTGCAAACCATGCTGGAGGCTGCACCGACATTTTTGTATAGCGACGGGTCGGATGTTACCGGGTTGGCCATGACCGCTAAGCTGTTTTTACTGTCCGTGGTGCCGGGTTTATTATTGGCACTACTGATGGCAGTTGGGCAAGCTTTTGGCCCACGGCCGCTCTCTTGGTTCATCCGCAGCGTAACTTATTTTTTCCGTAGCACGCCGCTCTATCTGCAATTAATGCTGATCTACTACGGTTTGTCACAGTTTGACATCGTGCAGTTGGGTTGGCAGGACGACCAACCGTTCTGGCTGCTGTTCCGTGATGCCACTTTCTGTGCCACGCTCGCGCTGGTGCTGAATACCAGTGCTTATGTGGCAGAATTATTGGCGGGAATGATGGTGACGTTTCCACGTCAGGAGTGGGTGGCTGGCGAAGCTTTTGGCATGAGCCAGTGGCAGATTATTCGCCGGTTGGTACTGCCCGCAACATTGCGGCGCGGTATCCCAGCGCTGAATAACGAGATGGTATTCCTGCTACACGCCACCTCGCTTGCCAGTACCGTAACGCTATTGGATATTACCGGCGTGGCGCGCTCGTTCTATGCGGCAACCTATTCCCCGTTCATCCCGTTCCTGATGGCGGCGGCGCTCTATCTGTTATGCACTTTTATGCTGATTTACCTATTTTCACGTGCAGAACGGCGCTGGCTGGCTTTTGCCCGTCACGATTAA